One Lycium barbarum isolate Lr01 chromosome 5, ASM1917538v2, whole genome shotgun sequence genomic window carries:
- the LOC132640162 gene encoding large ribosomal subunit protein uL29: MARIKVHELRSKTKTELLAQLKDLKAELALLRVAKVTGGAPNKLSKIKVVRLSIAQVLTVISQKQKSALREAYKNKKYLPLDLRPKKTRAIRKRLTKHQASLKTEREKKKEMYFPLRKYAIKV; this comes from the exons atgg CGAGAATCAAGGTTCATGAGCTGAGGAGCAAGACGAAGACTGAGCTACTGGCTCAGTTGAAGGATCTGAAGGCTGAGCTTGCCCTACTTCGTGTCGCAAAGGTCACCGGTGGTGCTCCTAACAAGCTCTCCAAAAT CAAGGTGGTAAGGCTATCTATTGCCCAGGTTCTGACTGTCATTTCACAAAAGCAAAAATCTGCTCTTAGGGAAGCTTACAAGAACAAGAAATACCTGCCTCTTGACCTGCGTCCCAAGAAAACTAGGGCCATCCGCAAACGTTTGACTAAGCACCAG GCGTCGTTGAAGACAGAgagggagaagaagaaggagatgtACTTCCCTTTGAGAAAGTATGCCATCAAAGTGTAG